CGTTCGATTCCGGGGTATATTTCGTGCGTGTCAAGCCAGCGGAAATGCAACTCCGCGCACCATTGTTCTTCCTCCTGTGCTGCGTCCTCGGCGGCCGGTCCGACGACCTCACGGTGAAACCTATTGGTGAGTAGGTGTCGGTGTACAGCCAACATCCTTTCGATCCACCGAGTGCAATCGGTCCAGGATGACAAAAATCGATCGTCGTACGAACGGTTTGTCCGCGTTGCACAATCCACGGGCAAGATCAAAGGCCGATTTCCGAGAAACGCGACGTTATTTGCGCATGTACGCTGATTTATCAATGAAAGTAGAAGCCGAAGTGTCCGAAAACGATCTACAACGGACGTAAATGATTTCTCTTAGGGAACGTTTGTACGCGACTGTTtgttaacaaattaattttctacgCAAAAGCACGTGGcaagattttgtaaaattcaagGGGCTGCGACTGGGCGTTGCTATATTGTATTTCTATTTATGCGCTACCGATTGATAACGAATTGAATCGACGAAACGGCTTCGCAGAGAAAAATGACACGGCAAGAGACATCGCGATCGGCGAAAAACGACTCGGGGATCATATTCGCGCGATCTTGAAACACTATCAGCAAGAGGATCCGGTGGGACTACCTGGGGCGCCGATACCGGACCCCATGCCAGTGCCGGATATGACTCATTCCTTCTCCATGTACACCATGAACTTCAAGCAGGTCAACGTTTACGGCCTCTCGAAATTCCGGATCGTGAACGTTCAGTCGGAGCTGGCTTTGATGCAAGTGAGTGTCCTGCCGGAAATGATGTCCTGTTCTAGCTCGTATAGTTTTTCGCGAACGGACAGAGCGGAATAGATGGTTTTAGAGAGGTCTGAATGCCGAGGGGGCGGAAGAGTATACAGGCTGCGCCAAAATGACCGGACACGTAGTTTCAAAGTAGATTTTGTTGATTCTCGATCGGAAAGATCGGAGTTCAAATTTCAACTCTGCTGTTTTGGCGCACCCTGTATAGCGGAGCTGCTGGACATGCTTATTAGCTGGCAAGGGTGCCCCGTCGATGCCCGAGGGTACAGCCACGGGCAAAAGACTTAGAGGAGTGGGGGGTAGATTATGGCACAGCTGTAGCCGGCCCCGCATCTGCGACAATGCTGCAACAAATGCATGCAGCCCTGTGTCGGCAGATCAAGACTCATTCTCTGTAGACTTTAGTCTCTGAAAAGAGGGTAACTTCATCCCCTCATCTAGCAACGCTGATGCAGCTTTGCCCTCaagggcagacgctgaacagctctgctgTATTGTTAGGGGAAGATAGGGCCTCGAAAAGAGAGGCAATATTATAAGGGTAGACAAGGATATACGAGTAGAAAGGAAAAAATATCCAAAGACTGTGCAGCAGacctttcaattttctatccgtTTTGCCCCACCAAAGATTGCAGCAGtgtctttcaatttttctatccGACCTTTTTCCGCAGGTGTCCGTTTCGGTGAATATCCGTACCCTGGATATCCGCGGACTGTACACGTTGTCGTCGTGGCTGTCGAGATCGACCGGCAACTTCACGGTCGCACTGACAGGAGTGAATGTCCAAGGTATCGCGAGGCTGCAGGTCGGCAACGATGGCAAGTTGCAGGCCCAGAACATCGACATGGACCTGACCTTCGATAAGATCGACATGGACTTCAAAAACCTGGGCTTCCTGGGCTCCGTCTTCCAAGGTGTGATCAATTCCGTGGGGACCTTCATATTCGACAGTATTAAACCCTTCATATTGAAGGAGGTCAACACTAACATGCGGTAATCTTTTGTCAACAACTTGTCTTCTGCCGCGCTTGAACAATTATGTTATATCAATTTATGTCGAACTACGAGAGCCACAAGTATTCGATCAAGAAATTGTTCGGGCAAAAATGATTAACGATAAAACATGTTTCCAGGGGCGAAGTGAACAAGCAAATATCGCAACTGCCCCAGTACTTCCCGAACTCTATATCACCGTTCGACATGGCCGTTGCGGAGGCTCGACGGCAAGTATCCGAACTGGGCTATGACCCGTACCAGGTAAAAAATTACAGCCAAACGAACGGGCTGTTTGTCATGACGTCGTCGCATACTTGGGTCACCGGCCTGGCGAGTTTCTACCGGATGGGAAACATCACGTTGACCATGGAAAACAGAACAGTAAATATTTGAACGATTTTCTCTACTTTTCGTCTCGTGGAGTTGATGAATTTGGCAGATGAAACTGCAgagaaaaatatatgattctttGGACGTCGTTGCGCGATTGCATCACACGCCCACTCGCGGATGCAAAGGTAGCAAGCCAAACAGTCGATTACCGCGGTTATATCATCCAATTACGTCGCGCGcattgtaaattgaaaatacatcGGGCTAATCAGCTGTGGATCGGTATCTGCGATCGATCCGTGCGCGTTATGTCATCGATTCGATGGGCGTTAAAAATATCCTGACTTTCCTTATAAAGGTATATGCAACGATCGACGTTGGGACTCAGGAGATCGAAGGAAAAACCCATTGGGAGGTGGGCCTGGTCGGCGGGTTCCTTGCGAGGGCCGGCACGGTGTCCTTCACCGTGCAATACTTTAGGGTCCAGGTAAAACTGGGCCAGCCCTTGGACACCCGGAAAAGGCCCAACCTCGAGGAACTTAATCTCGAGTTGGGCAACATCCAAGCGAGAATCCACGGAGCTGGTACTATCGATTACTTAATGGAGGCCAGTATTAACGTACTGCCAAACCTTTTAAGGTTCGATACTCTTAATTTCGTTTGAAATATTTGCACTCGGAGACTTATGAAACAAAGGTTTTAGATct
The genomic region above belongs to Halictus rubicundus isolate RS-2024b chromosome 17, iyHalRubi1_principal, whole genome shotgun sequence and contains:
- the LOC143362507 gene encoding uncharacterized protein LOC143362507, with the protein product MQLRAPLFFLLCCVLGGRSDDLTVKPIEKNDTARDIAIGEKRLGDHIRAILKHYQQEDPVGLPGAPIPDPMPVPDMTHSFSMYTMNFKQVNVYGLSKFRIVNVQSELALMQVSVSVNIRTLDIRGLYTLSSWLSRSTGNFTVALTGVNVQGIARLQVGNDGKLQAQNIDMDLTFDKIDMDFKNLGFLGSVFQGVINSVGTFIFDSIKPFILKEVNTNMRGEVNKQISQLPQYFPNSISPFDMAVAEARRQVSELGYDPYQVKNYSQTNGLFVMTSSHTWVTGLASFYRMGNITLTMENRTVYATIDVGTQEIEGKTHWEVGLVGGFLARAGTVSFTVQYFRVQVKLGQPLDTRKRPNLEELNLELGNIQARIHGAGTIDYLMEASINVLPNLLRYQIMDAIEEPLKRRIQTELDKVDVEKLIYEKIPDIEQQARYIQGLIPSEETILDEPVPPQDLDEQPFSDSEENRGPS